The Pseudomonas sp. FP2309 genome has a window encoding:
- a CDS encoding general stress protein: protein MTTGNKNPGNFANDREKASEAGKKGGQSSGGNFANDREKASEAGRKGGQHSHGGGRKAGS, encoded by the coding sequence ATGACTACAGGCAATAAAAACCCAGGTAACTTTGCCAACGATCGCGAAAAGGCATCCGAAGCCGGTAAAAAAGGCGGCCAATCGTCGGGAGGCAACTTTGCCAACGACCGCGAGAAAGCCTCGGAAGCGGGGCGCAAGGGCGGCCAGCACAGCCACGGCGGCGGCCGTAAAGCAGGATCGTAA
- a CDS encoding metallothionein family protein, whose amino-acid sequence MSTPAPFIQCACNACTCEANADHQRDGKHYCSQACADRHPDGQPCPAADCHCESGVPFMERAISESQLDEAIEETFPASDPISP is encoded by the coding sequence ATGTCAACCCCTGCCCCGTTTATTCAATGCGCTTGCAACGCCTGCACATGCGAAGCCAACGCAGACCATCAGCGCGACGGCAAACATTACTGCAGTCAGGCTTGTGCTGACAGGCACCCGGACGGGCAACCCTGCCCCGCCGCTGACTGCCATTGTGAATCGGGCGTGCCCTTCATGGAACGCGCCATAAGCGAAAGTCAACTCGACGAAGCGATCGAAGAAACGTTCCCCGCCAGTGATCCGATCTCCCCTTGA
- a CDS encoding general stress protein, which yields MSQDKQSGMSVNEAGQKGGEATAASHDKEFYQEIGSKGGQNSGGNFKNDPERAAEAGSKGGQNSGGNFKNDPQRAAEAGSKGGQNSGGNFANDREKASEAGRKGGENSHGGGRQ from the coding sequence ATGTCTCAGGATAAACAAAGCGGTATGTCAGTTAACGAAGCCGGTCAAAAAGGTGGCGAAGCCACCGCGGCCAGCCATGATAAGGAGTTCTATCAGGAGATCGGCAGCAAGGGGGGCCAAAACAGCGGAGGCAATTTTAAAAATGACCCGGAACGCGCTGCAGAGGCTGGCAGTAAAGGTGGCCAGAACAGCGGCGGAAACTTCAAGAACGACCCCCAACGTGCCGCCGAGGCCGGCAGTAAAGGCGGTCAAAACAGCGGGGGCAATTTCGCCAATGACCGCGAGAAAGCGTCCGAGGCTGGACGCAAAGGTGGCGAAAACAGCCATGGCGGCGGACGTCAATAG
- a CDS encoding sensor domain-containing diguanylate cyclase yields the protein MPVDLHALYPKLIHLMLDTVFVVDGDNQIAFVSDACEALLGYSANELIGTAITDYMHPEDLARTRASIIRVMNGQPHVDFRNRYLRKDGSMVHILWAAFWSQEVGARIGVARDVTALTQAEEELRFLAHHDPLTALTNRALFNDRLDCALRSAQRHDRRLALLFVDVNDFKGVNDQYGHAMGDRVLCVIARRLERCVRDSDVVARMGGDEFTVLLTDIQTDDAVPGKVAQILAVMAEPLDAEFGDVKMPSCSIGVALYPTDGKDADTLLSHADGDMYRIKRHRYAIDSQGE from the coding sequence ATGCCCGTTGATCTGCACGCGCTCTATCCCAAACTGATCCACTTGATGCTGGACACCGTCTTCGTCGTCGACGGTGATAACCAGATTGCCTTTGTCAGCGATGCCTGTGAGGCATTGCTCGGCTACTCGGCCAACGAGTTGATCGGCACCGCGATTACCGACTACATGCACCCTGAAGACCTGGCGCGCACGCGGGCCTCGATCATACGGGTGATGAACGGCCAGCCCCACGTCGACTTCCGCAACCGCTACCTGCGCAAGGACGGCAGTATGGTGCACATTCTGTGGGCGGCGTTCTGGTCCCAGGAGGTGGGGGCGCGCATCGGCGTTGCGCGGGACGTGACCGCCCTCACCCAGGCCGAAGAAGAGCTGCGCTTTCTCGCCCATCATGACCCGTTGACGGCCCTCACCAACCGGGCGCTGTTCAATGATCGACTCGACTGCGCCCTGCGAAGCGCGCAGCGTCACGACCGCCGCCTGGCGCTGCTGTTCGTGGACGTCAATGATTTCAAGGGCGTCAACGATCAATATGGCCATGCCATGGGCGATCGGGTGCTGTGTGTGATAGCGCGCCGGCTGGAGCGCTGCGTCCGCGACAGCGACGTGGTTGCGCGCATGGGCGGTGATGAATTCACCGTGCTCCTGACGGACATCCAGACCGACGACGCGGTTCCCGGGAAAGTCGCGCAGATACTCGCTGTTATGGCCGAACCGCTGGACGCTGAATTCGGCGACGTGAAGATGCCGTCCTGCAGCATCGGCGTGGCGCTTTACCCGACCGACGGCAAAGATGCCGATACGCTGCTCAGCCACGCTGACGGGGATATGTACCGGATAAAACGGCACCGCTACGCGATTGATTCGCAAGGTGAATAG